Proteins encoded together in one Stutzerimonas stutzeri window:
- a CDS encoding polyamine ABC transporter substrate-binding protein gives MPNNKKPRVAWCVRSAVLMTVSLLFPSTSLHAAQSLTLLTWEEYLSEAVIERWQAETGVEIQQIFFDSGDKRDEILAKPDHQIDIALTELISSSRFGARKLLEPIEQARLPALRHVARRWRDSCGRYAVPYLWGTLGIAYRSDRIEQAPRSWADLLKPARPAEPHIVMMEDHEDILASPLILLGHSINTSDLDQLKAAFELLRNQSEAVLTYEYVITALRSQRHLDRADMALAYSGDQQVLNAVEGVHGEPWRYVVPEEGTLLWVDCLSVPSNSPNQALAYRFLDFLNRPEIAALNAEDLGVATPNAAARALLPEDVRADATIYPPEAVLARSQVYEERPLEGTQTRRRIISALINAHDAR, from the coding sequence ATGCCGAACAACAAAAAACCCCGGGTCGCCTGGTGCGTACGCAGCGCAGTGCTGATGACCGTCAGCCTGCTGTTTCCCTCTACCTCGCTGCACGCGGCACAAAGCCTGACGCTGCTGACCTGGGAGGAATACCTCAGCGAGGCGGTGATCGAGCGCTGGCAGGCCGAGACCGGGGTCGAGATCCAGCAGATCTTCTTCGACAGCGGCGACAAGCGTGACGAGATCCTCGCCAAACCCGACCACCAGATCGACATCGCCCTCACCGAGCTGATCAGCTCGTCGCGCTTCGGTGCGCGCAAACTGCTGGAGCCGATCGAGCAAGCCCGCCTGCCGGCGCTGCGTCATGTGGCCCGGCGCTGGCGCGACAGCTGCGGCCGTTACGCCGTGCCGTACCTGTGGGGCACGCTGGGCATCGCCTATCGCAGTGACCGCATCGAGCAGGCGCCACGCTCCTGGGCGGACCTGCTCAAACCGGCGCGGCCGGCCGAGCCGCACATCGTGATGATGGAAGACCACGAGGACATCCTCGCCAGCCCGTTGATCCTGCTCGGCCACTCGATCAACACCTCTGACCTCGACCAGCTCAAGGCAGCGTTCGAGCTGCTGCGCAACCAATCCGAGGCAGTGCTCACCTACGAGTACGTGATCACCGCGCTGCGCAGCCAGCGGCATCTCGACCGCGCCGACATGGCGCTGGCCTACAGCGGCGACCAGCAGGTGCTCAACGCGGTCGAGGGCGTGCACGGCGAGCCCTGGCGCTACGTGGTGCCGGAAGAAGGCACACTGCTCTGGGTCGACTGCCTGTCGGTGCCGAGCAACAGCCCGAACCAGGCGCTGGCCTACCGCTTCCTGGACTTCCTCAACCGACCCGAGATCGCCGCGCTGAATGCCGAGGACCTGGGCGTCGCCACGCCGAATGCCGCAGCCCGGGCGCTGCTGCCGGAGGACGTGCGCGCGGATGCGACCATCTACCCGCCAGAGGCGGTCCTGGCCCGCAGCCAGGTCTACGAGGAGCGCCCGCTGGAAGGCACGCAGACCCGGCGGCGCATCATCAGCGCACTGATCAACGCCCATGACGCTCGGTAA
- a CDS encoding putative bifunctional diguanylate cyclase/phosphodiesterase produces MTLGKRALLVIFPVILIIQLVASTTAYLTQRASLLGLEQARLEQQLSALKSAYLDYEAFNRSVLYSIIDSEALLHFLRESDTAFRNDTLGLRLQQSIRSLSNTELSFVSFAIVQPDGQPAYYFESSLSPFGSMDASQQRIVQQARQSASSATIYLEQADGAPLLVNTDFVLPASGSRPLPSQRGEAFAIQLAVRPERFIKLKRALESEYGAPVEIADQQLPVNVGLSAEIPLSRSLHARLTPAPDYTGERLQKLGLAFLAGGSLIGLLSIGLLLWLIRRYITTPISQLDNQLTDLLLCKRAALDEPSDGGEIGRLTVNMKTLHDRSTAALQRIQEISWTDSLTQISNRAHFGMLANVMYEQCLQEDKRLSLLFIELDNFKQVNDRHGHDAGDALLRLFAQRAQTLLERHRQQHPHTYSAFARLSGDEFAILLLSDAEPGLDALCDALLGLCRGGFRLEERTYPVSLSIGTACYPDDADSITQLLTRADTAMYQAKAEGKCMAVAFSNELEQRNERIRLIEDQLRALDGDDQLRLVYMPALNRDGAVVSCEVLLRWHSPVLGTVSPAEFIPIAERAGLFPKIDSWVIDHALAEYPQLVRLFGEQVILAINVSSAQLADDRICRYLAERAAHHRVAPGRIEIELTETYAAELNKDTMAVVQAIRRAGFRVAIDDFGVGYTSIQQLLEYPADTIKLDMAIITRLTRPDMQHSLSALVAFCHAQGKRVNAEGVDDMEKQSALLQAGCDLFQGYLISPPRALPALEDWMAVRNRAQGALRLEQLAPRVVPQPL; encoded by the coding sequence ATGACGCTCGGTAAACGCGCGCTGCTGGTGATCTTCCCGGTCATTCTGATCATCCAGCTGGTTGCCTCGACCACCGCCTACCTGACCCAGCGCGCCTCGCTGCTGGGTCTGGAGCAGGCGCGTCTGGAGCAGCAGCTGTCGGCGCTGAAGTCGGCCTATCTGGACTACGAGGCGTTCAACCGCAGCGTGCTCTACTCGATCATCGACAGCGAGGCGTTGCTGCACTTCCTGCGCGAGTCGGACACCGCCTTTCGCAACGACACCCTCGGGCTTCGCCTGCAGCAAAGCATTCGCTCGCTGTCGAACACCGAACTGTCGTTCGTTTCCTTCGCCATCGTGCAGCCCGATGGCCAGCCGGCCTACTACTTCGAGAGCAGCCTGTCGCCGTTCGGCTCGATGGATGCCTCGCAGCAACGGATCGTCCAGCAGGCCCGGCAATCGGCTTCCAGCGCGACGATCTACCTCGAACAGGCCGATGGCGCTCCGCTGCTGGTCAACACCGACTTCGTCCTGCCGGCCAGCGGCAGTCGGCCGCTGCCGAGCCAGCGCGGTGAAGCCTTCGCCATCCAGCTGGCGGTACGCCCCGAGCGATTCATCAAGCTCAAGCGGGCACTGGAGAGCGAATACGGTGCGCCGGTGGAGATCGCCGACCAGCAGTTGCCGGTGAACGTCGGCCTGTCCGCCGAGATTCCGCTGTCGCGCTCACTGCACGCCCGCCTGACGCCGGCGCCGGACTACACCGGCGAGCGCCTGCAAAAGCTCGGGCTGGCCTTTCTCGCGGGTGGTTCGCTGATCGGCCTGCTGTCCATCGGGCTGCTGCTATGGCTGATCCGCCGCTACATCACCACGCCCATCAGCCAGCTGGACAACCAGCTCACCGACCTGCTGCTGTGCAAACGCGCGGCCCTCGACGAGCCCAGCGACGGCGGCGAGATCGGCCGTCTGACGGTCAACATGAAGACCCTGCACGATCGCAGCACCGCCGCGCTGCAGCGCATCCAGGAGATCTCCTGGACCGACAGCCTGACGCAGATCAGCAACCGCGCGCACTTCGGCATGCTGGCCAACGTCATGTATGAACAATGCCTGCAGGAAGACAAGCGCCTGTCGCTGCTGTTCATCGAACTGGACAACTTCAAGCAGGTCAACGACCGCCACGGCCACGATGCCGGCGATGCCCTGCTGCGCCTGTTCGCCCAGCGCGCCCAGACGCTGCTGGAACGGCATCGCCAGCAGCATCCGCACACCTATTCGGCGTTCGCCCGGCTGTCCGGCGACGAATTCGCCATCCTCCTGCTGAGCGATGCCGAGCCCGGCCTCGACGCACTGTGCGACGCGCTGCTCGGCCTGTGCCGCGGCGGATTCCGCCTGGAGGAGCGAACCTACCCGGTCAGCCTCAGCATCGGCACCGCCTGCTATCCGGACGATGCCGACTCCATCACCCAGCTGCTCACCCGCGCCGACACCGCCATGTACCAAGCCAAGGCCGAAGGCAAGTGCATGGCGGTGGCATTCAGCAACGAGCTGGAACAGCGCAACGAGCGAATCCGCCTGATCGAGGACCAGCTGCGCGCACTGGACGGCGACGACCAGCTGCGGCTGGTCTACATGCCGGCACTCAACCGCGACGGTGCGGTGGTCAGCTGCGAAGTGCTGCTGCGCTGGCATTCACCGGTGCTGGGCACGGTCTCGCCCGCCGAGTTCATCCCCATTGCCGAGCGTGCCGGGCTGTTCCCGAAGATCGACAGCTGGGTCATCGACCACGCACTGGCCGAGTACCCGCAGCTGGTGCGGCTGTTTGGCGAGCAGGTGATCCTGGCGATCAACGTGTCCTCCGCGCAGCTGGCCGACGACCGCATCTGCCGCTATCTGGCCGAGCGCGCCGCCCATCACAGGGTGGCCCCGGGCAGGATCGAGATCGAGCTGACCGAGACCTACGCGGCCGAGCTGAACAAGGACACCATGGCCGTGGTGCAGGCCATTCGCCGGGCCGGCTTTCGCGTCGCCATCGACGATTTCGGCGTCGGCTACACGTCCATCCAGCAATTGCTGGAGTACCCGGCCGACACCATCAAGCTGGACATGGCGATCATCACGCGGCTGACACGACCGGACATGCAGCACAGCCTCAGCGCCCTGGTCGCCTTCTGCCATGCCCAGGGCAAGCGGGTGAATGCCGAAGGCGTGGATGACATGGAGAAGCAGTCGGCGCTGCTGCAGGCCGGTTGCGACCTGTTCCAGGGCTACCTGATCTCGCCGCCACGGGCATTGCCGGCACTGGAAGACTGGATGGCCGTGCGCAACCGCGCCCAGGGTGCGCTGCGCCTGGAGCAGCTGGCGCCGCGGGTGGTTCCGCAACCCTTATGA
- a CDS encoding phosphoribosyltransferase translates to MTLMIPFPDRIHAGEALAERLAQEGDWTDALVLALPRGGVPVAFEVAQRLGLELDILVVRKLGTPGNRELAMGAIASGGVRVMNEDIVRYVHASRAEIDGTIAQESHELQRREQAYRGDRPRPVVAGRAVILVDDGLATGATMRAAVKAVRQLEPSSITVAVPVAAPDSVAQLEPLADRIICLHMPHDLYAIGRWYQNFDQTPDRLVVDLLQRAWSRGGQPA, encoded by the coding sequence ATGACCCTGATGATCCCTTTCCCCGATCGAATACATGCAGGCGAGGCACTGGCCGAGCGGTTGGCGCAGGAAGGCGACTGGACCGATGCCCTGGTGCTGGCGCTGCCGCGCGGTGGTGTGCCGGTGGCGTTCGAGGTGGCGCAACGCCTGGGCCTGGAGCTGGACATTCTGGTGGTACGCAAGCTCGGCACGCCCGGCAATCGCGAGCTGGCCATGGGCGCCATCGCCAGCGGTGGTGTGCGGGTGATGAACGAGGACATCGTGCGCTACGTTCACGCCTCCAGGGCCGAGATCGACGGTACCATCGCTCAGGAAAGCCACGAGTTGCAGCGCCGCGAACAGGCTTATCGCGGTGACCGCCCGCGGCCGGTGGTCGCCGGGCGTGCGGTGATCCTGGTGGATGACGGACTGGCCACGGGCGCCACCATGCGCGCCGCGGTGAAGGCGGTGCGCCAGCTGGAGCCGTCGAGCATCACCGTGGCGGTGCCGGTGGCAGCTCCGGACAGCGTCGCGCAACTGGAGCCGCTGGCCGACCGCATCATCTGCCTGCACATGCCCCATGACCTCTATGCAATCGGCCGCTGGTACCAGAACTTCGATCAGACCCCGGACCGCCTGGTGGTCGATCTGCTGCAGCGCGCCTGGAGCCGGGGAGGGCAGCCGGCATGA
- a CDS encoding dienelactone hydrolase family protein — protein MSQSSATPMRFTLGKARLHGDLCVPAAARGLVVFVHGSGSSRHSPRNQSVARCFNEMGLATLLFDLLTKHEQPIDEITRQLRFDIPLLSQRLTGVIDQLSSDAQLRELRIGLFGASTGAAAALTTAASRPADIAAVVSRGGRVDLAEPSLARVHAASLFIVGSRDLEVLELNRAAAARLQCEHQLVVVPGASHLFEEHGTLEEVARLAGDWFVRHLV, from the coding sequence ATGAGCCAGTCATCCGCGACCCCGATGCGCTTCACCCTCGGCAAGGCCCGCCTGCACGGCGACCTGTGCGTGCCGGCTGCGGCGCGTGGACTGGTGGTCTTCGTGCACGGCAGCGGCAGCAGCCGGCACAGCCCACGCAACCAGAGCGTGGCGCGCTGCTTCAACGAAATGGGCCTGGCCACCCTGCTGTTCGACCTGCTGACCAAGCACGAGCAACCCATCGACGAGATCACCCGCCAGCTGCGCTTCGACATCCCCTTGCTCAGCCAGCGCCTGACGGGCGTGATCGATCAGCTGAGCAGCGATGCACAGCTGCGCGAGCTGCGCATCGGTCTGTTCGGTGCCAGCACCGGTGCGGCCGCGGCGCTCACCACCGCGGCTTCGCGCCCAGCCGACATCGCGGCAGTGGTCTCGCGCGGGGGGCGCGTCGACCTGGCCGAGCCGTCGCTGGCACGAGTCCACGCCGCTTCGCTGTTCATCGTCGGCAGCCGCGACCTGGAGGTGCTGGAGCTCAATCGTGCCGCCGCGGCACGACTGCAGTGCGAGCACCAGCTGGTGGTGGTGCCCGGCGCGAGCCACCTGTTCGAGGAGCACGGCACGCTGGAAGAGGTGGCGCGCCTGGCCGGCGACTGGTTCGTGCGGCACCTGGTATAG
- a CDS encoding BCAM0308 family protein translates to MDKTRDKLLQPEHHDPYLKAWHQRSDTLCPRCGAAYQAGRWTWNGLVDASNAQEALCPACQRIAEDVPAGTISLRGAFVKAHTDELSGLIRNTEEKEKGEHPLERLMAISDEPDGLRVTTTGLHLAQRIGHALEAAYDGELKILYDGEAYYVDVHWLRD, encoded by the coding sequence ATGGACAAGACGCGCGACAAGCTTCTACAACCCGAACACCACGACCCCTACCTCAAGGCATGGCACCAGCGCAGCGACACCCTCTGCCCACGATGCGGCGCCGCCTACCAGGCCGGACGCTGGACCTGGAACGGCCTGGTCGATGCGAGCAACGCCCAGGAAGCCCTCTGCCCTGCCTGCCAGCGCATCGCCGAAGACGTGCCGGCCGGCACCATCAGCCTGCGCGGCGCGTTCGTCAAAGCGCACACCGACGAACTCAGCGGACTGATCCGCAACACCGAAGAAAAGGAAAAGGGCGAACATCCGCTCGAGCGCCTGATGGCCATCAGCGACGAACCCGATGGATTGCGCGTGACCACCACCGGCCTGCACCTGGCTCAGCGCATCGGCCACGCGCTGGAAGCCGCCTACGACGGCGAACTGAAGATCCTCTACGACGGTGAAGCGTATTACGTCGACGTGCACTGGCTACGCGACTGA
- a CDS encoding SDR family oxidoreductase, translating into MKLHLKPLNQQVIVITGGSSGIGVATARMAVEQGARVALISRNEEALAQIEQQLSAGERVMHVVADVGEREQLQHAADQVIERFGGFDTWINNAGSSVWGRLGDVSDEDHQRVMQTNFWGTFYGSSIAAAHLRPRGGSIINIGSLESVVALPFHASYSASKHAVKALTDVLRLELEQDRAPVSVTLVRPVATDTPLMDHSKNELESAPNFPPPVYAPEVVAQAILHAAEHPQRDVYIGNGKLLSRLEQNAPRLVDWLRRRFIAPTIVSGRPDANRRGQLHEADSSQGGAGHAHGAYPGVVLQHSLYTRASQHPVATTAALALGALTVFSLLRRRG; encoded by the coding sequence ATGAAGCTGCATCTCAAACCCCTGAACCAGCAGGTCATCGTCATCACCGGCGGCTCCAGCGGCATCGGTGTGGCCACCGCACGCATGGCCGTCGAGCAGGGCGCCCGCGTGGCGCTGATCTCCCGCAACGAGGAAGCACTAGCGCAGATCGAACAACAGCTGAGCGCCGGCGAACGGGTCATGCACGTGGTGGCCGATGTCGGTGAGCGCGAGCAGCTGCAACATGCTGCCGACCAGGTGATCGAGCGTTTCGGCGGCTTCGACACCTGGATCAACAACGCCGGATCATCGGTCTGGGGTCGCCTCGGCGACGTCAGCGACGAGGATCACCAGCGCGTCATGCAGACCAACTTCTGGGGCACCTTCTATGGCTCCAGCATCGCCGCGGCGCACCTGCGCCCACGTGGCGGCTCGATCATCAACATAGGCAGCCTGGAGTCGGTGGTGGCGCTGCCCTTCCACGCCAGCTACAGCGCCAGCAAGCACGCGGTGAAGGCGCTGACCGACGTGCTGCGGCTGGAGCTGGAACAGGATCGCGCTCCGGTCTCGGTGACGCTGGTGCGGCCGGTGGCGACCGATACGCCGCTCATGGATCACTCGAAGAACGAGCTGGAGAGCGCACCGAACTTCCCGCCGCCGGTGTACGCGCCGGAGGTGGTCGCCCAGGCCATCCTGCATGCGGCCGAACACCCACAGCGCGACGTCTACATCGGCAATGGCAAGCTGCTCAGCCGCCTCGAACAGAACGCGCCGCGCCTGGTGGACTGGCTGCGCCGCCGCTTCATCGCCCCGACAATCGTCAGCGGCCGTCCGGATGCCAACCGTCGCGGCCAACTGCACGAAGCCGACAGCAGCCAGGGCGGCGCCGGGCATGCCCATGGCGCCTATCCCGGGGTGGTGCTGCAGCACAGCCTGTATACCCGCGCCTCGCAACACCCGGTGGCGACCACCGCCGCCCTGGCGCTGGGCGCGCTGACGGTGTTCTCGTTGCTGCGCCGCCGCGGCTGA
- a CDS encoding DUF1028 domain-containing protein, with protein MTFSIVARCPRTGQIGVAAATAMPAVGKLLTHAAARVGAVATQAQINPYLGIDGLRFLREFSPAGEVLERLRRTDPCMELRQCAVIDSSGRTACWTGERCLPWAGSIAGEQFCVQGNRLKGREVLEAACEAYVGSVQLPLVERLMAALAAGDAEGGDRHGESSATVYVVDQEQYPLWDIRVDHHRDPFAELRRLHEVFAREVVPEILAMPTRANPAGAAGEETI; from the coding sequence ATGACCTTTTCCATCGTCGCCCGCTGCCCGCGCACCGGGCAGATCGGTGTCGCCGCCGCCACCGCCATGCCAGCCGTGGGCAAGCTGCTGACCCACGCGGCGGCACGTGTGGGCGCGGTGGCGACCCAGGCGCAGATCAATCCGTACCTGGGCATCGACGGCCTGCGCTTCCTGCGCGAGTTCAGTCCGGCCGGCGAAGTGCTCGAGCGGCTGCGGCGCACCGATCCGTGCATGGAGCTGCGCCAGTGCGCGGTCATCGACAGTAGCGGGCGCACCGCCTGCTGGACCGGCGAGCGCTGCCTGCCCTGGGCCGGCTCCATCGCCGGCGAGCAGTTCTGCGTGCAGGGCAACCGGCTCAAGGGGCGGGAGGTATTGGAGGCGGCTTGCGAAGCCTATGTCGGTAGCGTGCAGCTGCCGCTGGTGGAGCGCCTGATGGCCGCGCTGGCGGCTGGCGACGCCGAGGGTGGCGACCGCCATGGCGAATCCTCGGCGACGGTGTATGTGGTCGACCAGGAGCAATACCCGCTGTGGGATATCCGCGTCGACCATCATCGTGACCCCTTCGCCGAGCTGCGTCGGTTGCACGAGGTGTTCGCCCGCGAGGTGGTGCCGGAAATCCTCGCCATGCCGACCCGCGCCAATCCGGCCGGGGCGGCCGGCGAGGAGACCATCTGA
- a CDS encoding c-type cytochrome produces the protein MPIALVSHRRLCRMLPLLLCLAPSLQAADLAADKAKAKMCAACHGIDGLAKVADAPNLAGNGELYLARQLQAFRSGERKHPQMSVIAAGLGDDDIAAVTRWYSSIKVSVELPE, from the coding sequence ATCGCTCTCGTTTCGCACCGGCGCCTGTGCCGCATGCTGCCGTTACTGTTGTGCCTGGCGCCGTCGCTGCAGGCCGCCGACCTTGCGGCGGACAAGGCCAAGGCGAAGATGTGCGCCGCCTGTCATGGCATCGACGGCCTCGCCAAGGTCGCCGACGCACCTAACCTGGCCGGCAACGGCGAGCTCTACCTGGCCCGCCAGCTGCAGGCGTTCCGCTCCGGCGAGCGCAAGCATCCGCAAATGAGCGTGATCGCTGCGGGGCTGGGCGATGACGACATCGCCGCGGTGACGCGCTGGTACTCCTCGATCAAGGTCAGTGTCGAGCTGCCGGAATGA